The Rhodococcus triatomae genome includes a window with the following:
- a CDS encoding HAD family hydrolase — MNPRVVLFDVDGTLADSNYLHVDAWTRAFERVGHPVDAWRVHRAIGMDGDRLVATLLPDADVDVRARATELHTELYRWASYRLRPLDGGRELVERVKNEGALVVLASSASSEELTLLRRALEVDDLLDGATTSASVDTAKPEPDIVTAALDLVGARAEDAVMIGDSTWDMRAATRAGVTALAVLSGGTGRDELIAAGAHSVYDDPRDLLEHLDETPIRALLGR; from the coding sequence TTCGACGTCGACGGCACCCTGGCCGACTCCAACTACCTCCACGTCGATGCCTGGACGCGCGCATTCGAGCGGGTCGGGCACCCGGTCGATGCCTGGCGGGTGCACCGCGCGATCGGGATGGACGGCGACCGGCTGGTCGCCACGTTGCTGCCCGATGCCGACGTGGACGTCCGTGCCCGCGCGACGGAACTGCACACCGAGTTGTACCGGTGGGCGTCGTATCGGCTGCGTCCACTCGACGGGGGCCGTGAGCTGGTCGAGCGGGTGAAGAACGAGGGTGCGCTGGTCGTACTCGCGAGCTCGGCCTCGTCCGAGGAGTTGACGCTGCTGCGGCGAGCCCTCGAGGTCGACGACCTGCTCGACGGTGCCACCACGTCCGCGTCGGTCGACACCGCGAAACCGGAACCCGACATCGTCACGGCCGCGCTCGACCTCGTGGGCGCGCGTGCCGAGGATGCGGTGATGATCGGCGACTCGACCTGGGACATGCGCGCCGCGACCCGCGCCGGCGTGACCGCGCTCGCGGTGCTGTCCGGCGGCACGGGCCGCGACGAGTTGATCGCGGCGGGGGCACATTCGGTGTACGACGACCCGCGAGACCTGTTGGAACATCTGGACGAAACGCCGATCCGCGCACTGCTCGGCCGGTGA